Below is a window of 'Nostoc azollae' 0708 DNA.
TGGCATCTTTACGTGGGTATCGCTTGCCGGAGAGGAGTGAGCTCTGGGCAGTCATCATACTCCTTAATAATCCACACCACACATAGTCCCGATCTTAAAGCTAAAAGGCAGTGATTCTGGGATTAAATTCCCAAAAGCCTAAAAAATAAATACAAAAATTTTGACCATCACTTCAGGGAAGAATTTTTTCTTGACACTGGTTGAGAAAATCTAGATAGCGATTTGCAAAAACTTGTTGAGAAAATTGAGTCGAGTGTAATCTTATATACTCATATTTTAGAAAATCCTGATAGGCCTCAAATTTTTCTACTGCCTCCACTAAAGCTGTTATTGTTTGTTCTTTGAAGAATATACCTGTTCCTGTGTCCATACAGGTACGAATATCTCTGACTGTTTCTAGCGCCCCTCCTGCACCATAAGCAATGACTGGAGTTCCACAAGCTTGCGCTTCTACTAAGGCAATACCAAAATCCTCACGAGCTGCATAGACAAAGGCTTTAGCACGAGCCATATATGTTTTTACCACATCCTCTGGTTGCCATCCCAGTATTTGGATATGAGGATTTGCTATCTCTTGCAGCTGTTTCATTTCTGGTCCTGTACCAATCACCACCAATGGTCGTTTTAGCTGATTAAAAGCCTGAACAATCAAGGATACTTGTTTGTAGCTGACTAATCGGGAAACGATCAGATAAAAATCTTCTTTGTCAGATGAAAAGGGACAGTTTTCGATGTTTACTGGTGGGTAAATTACTTTTGCTTCTCGTCGATAGCAACGCCAAATCCGTCGGGCTGTATGTTGAGAGTTCGCAATGAAATAATCTACGCGGTTGGCGCTCAATACATCCCATTGACGTAAACTATGCAACAAATATCTGGTGATCCATCCAATGCCGCCTTCTCCTAGTTTGCTTTGGTTGAGATAATCAAAGGTCAAGTCCCAAGCATAGCGCATT
It encodes the following:
- a CDS encoding glycosyltransferase, which produces MPLKYALVHEWLTPKATGGSELVVREILNHIDADLYALIDFESSNPESYLHKRQIGKTFLQHLPLARKGIQKYLPLLPLAIEQLDLRQYDVILSSSHAVAKGILSTPDQLHICYCHSPMRYAWDLTFDYLNQSKLGEGGIGWITRYLLHSLRQWDVLSANRVDYFIANSQHTARRIWRCYRREAKVIYPPVNIENCPFSSDKEDFYLIVSRLVSYKQVSLIVQAFNQLKRPLVVIGTGPEMKQLQEIANPHIQILGWQPEDVVKTYMARAKAFVYAAREDFGIALVEAQACGTPVIAYGAGGALETVRDIRTCMDTGTGIFFKEQTITALVEAVEKFEAYQDFLKYEYIRLHSTQFSQQVFANRYLDFLNQCQEKILP